The following proteins come from a genomic window of Misgurnus anguillicaudatus chromosome 10, ASM2758022v2, whole genome shotgun sequence:
- the preb gene encoding guanine nucleotide-exchange factor SEC12, with amino-acid sequence MGKRRAPELYRAPFPLYTVKIHPKTGMIITAGGGGASKTGIKNGVHFLSLELVGGKYSATLLHTHDTDTRATMSMTLSGDVIAAGQDGNCSLMKFSQCAPKQTKKPAARDGTGDKGAARRRGGKGQNGGGGDVPQMKEESPQISVENVGVVQADQSPQDPCVKCVRFSSDLTLLLSGGADGYVRVWEFPSLKEKLNFKAHKDELEDIDISPDKKHIVTVGRNFECSVWSGDQLAMGLCWYENMPQIAEKSYRYKSCRFAKVEDQKDALRLYTVQIPHKRDRKPPQCYITKWDGRAFLPLLTKPCGNEVTSCLAVSDSGTFLGLGTVTGSVAIYIAFSLQKLYYIQESHGIVVTDLTFFPDASKSKAIKGDNEVAMLSVAVDSRCQIHAVPNRRSFPLWLVLVICGLMVVGVILLLQFLFPGFI; translated from the exons ATGGGTAAACGAAGAGCACCGGAGCTGTACAGAGCACCCTTCCCACTGTATACTGTTAAAATCCATCCCAAGACTGGGATGATCATTACTGCTGGAGGAGGCGGAGCGTCAAAAACTGGGATAAAAAATGGAGTG CATTTTTTGAGTTTAGAGCTGGTGGGTGGTAAATACAGCGCCACCCTGCTGCACACTCATGACACGGACACACGAGCCACGATGAGCATGACACTGAGTGGTGATGTGATCGCCGCAGGGCAAGATGGCAACTGTAGCTTGATGAAGTTCAGTCAATGTGcacccaaacaaacaaagaaaccGGCAGCTAGAGATG GCACAGGAGATAAAGGTGCAGCCAGGAGGAGAGGTGGGAAAGGCCAGAATGGAGGTGGAGGAGATGTACCCCAGATGAAGGAGGAGTCTCCTCAAATCTCAGTGGAGAATGTTGGTGTGGTGCAGGCAGATCAGAGCCCTCAAGACCCCTGTGTGAAATGTGTGCGCTTCAGCTCTGACCTGACACTTCTGCTGAGCGGAGGGGCTGACGGTTACGTCAGAGTTTGGGAG TTTCCCTCTTTAAAGGAGAAGTTGAACTTCAAAGCCCACAAAGATGAACTGGAGGACATTGACATCAGCCCTGATAAAAAG CACATTGTAACAGTGGGTCGTAATTTCGAGTGCAGCGTGTGGAGCGGCGATCAGCTGGCTATGGGTTTGTGCTGGTATGAAAACATGCCCCAAATCGCAGAGAAATCGTATCGCTACAAGTCATGCAG GTTTGCAAAGGTAGAGGACCAAAAGGACGCCTTAAGACTGTACACGGTCCAGATCCCACACAAACGAGACCGTAAACCCCCACAGTGCTACATCACCAAATGGGACGGACGAGCTTTCCTGCCGCTACTCACCAAGCCGTGTGGAAATGAGGTCACGTCTTGTCTAGCTGTGAG TGACTCAGGAACATTTCTTGGTCTTGGAACTGTGACTGGATCTGTAGCCATTTATATAGCGTTTTCCTTGCAG AAATTGTACTACATCCAGGAATCTCATGGCATTGTCGTCACAGACCTAACATTTTTTCCTGATGCTTCAAAAAGTAAAGCCATAAAGGGTGACAATGAAGTGGCCATGTTGAGTGTTGCTGTGGACAGTCGCTGTCAGATACACGCTGTGCCTAACCGAA GATCATTCCCATTATGGCTGGTGCTGGTCATCTGTGGTCTGATGGTGGTTGGTGTGATTCTGCTCTTGCAGTTTCTGTTCCCAGGATTCATTTAG